Genomic segment of Dehalobacter sp. 12DCB1:
AAAGAACATGTAGAATAGGTAGCTGAATATCTATCTAAAACAGGATGGGTTTAGGACCGATGAAAAAAAAATATTGGATACTGTTATGGATCATCTTTATATTTATCACGCTTGCCGGGGTAAAGTGGACCCTAGTAAACAGTGGAGCTAACCAGAATAATTCGGTCCCCTCGGCAACGGATTATTTTGATGTTTCTTCTGATAATTCAGCGGACAATTCTTCCGATACCCTCTCTGATACTTCAGACATGACTGACAATACCGACAGAGATGCCACTGATACAGCTGGTCAATCTAACTCATCAGGTTCTCCTTCCGACAATCCATCGACCACGTCCGAACCTTTAACAGATTCGTCATTTTCTGATCAGGCGGCTATCTTTTATGTCCCGCATCCGGATGATGAGGTTTTAAACATGGGAGCTGCTGTTCTGGAAGCGCAAAATCACTATCAGCCTGTCGTCCTGGTACTTTTGACCAAAGGTGCAGCAAGCGGCGCATTTAAAGAAGTTAACGACCGGCTCGCGGCATATGCCCTTCCACCTATCACGCCTGCTGAATTCACAGAAGCGCGCGTGCGGGATTTCTATGAATCAACCAGATACCTCGGCATCCAGACGGATAACATTTATGTCTATGACCTTCCAGATGGTCAGGTGACTCCGGCCTCGGTCCGCGAAATTATCCTGACTTTTGAAGCTAAGTATCCGCAAGCGCTTCATCAAGCGATGTCCCCCGGCGATACCCACCCGGATCATGCAGCTGGAGGTACCGCACTTCATGAGCTTCAGAATGAAAACCTCATATCCTCGTGCCGCTATATTATTTCCCGGCCGCTCTGGGATCTCTATCCGGCGGCAAATATAACGAGATCCGTCTCCCAGGAAAACATGATCCAATATCAGAACGCCCTGAATGCTTATTACGTCTGGAACCCGGATGCTGGACGCTACAGTACCGGTATCCTATCAACGAGCTACAATTTCGGCCTAGCCCAAAAAATTTTAGAAGCCCACTGGACTTGGTAGCCAGTAATATCATTGACATGTAAATATATAATAGAAATGTATTAAAAATTATTACAAACTTCGATTAAAGGATAACGCTATGAAAAGAATAACGAACCGGATTAAAGCCCTTGATTTTGCGCGGGCTCTGTCCGTACTGCTTTTGTTCCTCACCTTTGTTCCGGAAGGGCCTCTCTACGGGGCCTATATTACGCATGCTCCGTGGTTTGGTTATACCGCCATCGACTTTGCTTTTCCAGCCTTTGTGACACTTTCCGGAACCAGTATGGCGATTGCCTACCGCAAACATGTGCCATGGGGACGACTAATTAGAAGGTTTTTTGTGCTAATTATCATTGGCCTGATTTTTAATTCCCTGGTATCCTGGGAATTTCATCTTTCCGAGCTGCGCTTAACCGGAGTTCTTCAGGTTCTGGCTTTTACCGGAATTATGACAGCTCTGATCGCCAGAGTATCCGGGAAATGGTTCTGGCCATTCACCGCCGGACTACTTATTCTGGCTGCCTATCTTGGCATTCTCTTATATACAAGCCAGTCTTTTCCGGACAGTTTACCTTCGCCGGACCATAATTTATCCGGAATGATTGATCCGTTTATTTTCACAAAGAGCCATCTTTATGTTCACGGCGATGCCGGATATGATCCGGAAGGAATATGTACGCTTTTTTCCGCAATTACCAGCACGCTTTTCGGTTATACGGCAGGTTTGTTTTTGAACAATAAAAACATTAGCCGAAATTTCTTGAAAATCCTGGCTCTGGCTGGTGTTCTTCTGCTGCTTACCCCGCTGCTGTCCAACTTTATCCCAATCGGCAAACGACTCTGGACACCGTCCTTTGTGACGCTGTCATCCGGTGCCACCATTCTTGTTTTGGCCTTTGCCCACTTGATCTGGGACCCGCAGATCCCGGTTATCAGCAAGCTCCGGGCACCTGTCTACTGGGTGTTTGAGGCGATCGGCCGCAATGCGATCCTGCTGTATTTTGGTTCTTCGATGGTATTCTCGGTTATGCATCATATGATCCTGAAAATGAATGGGAATACCCTCTCGGTTTTTGAATTTTCTTATAACTGGGTGAAATCCTGGAGTACCAACCCTCAGCTTGGCTTTATTGCGATTTATACCGGGCTCTGGGTCCTGCTGGCTGTCTTGCTGCACTGGCGTAAGCTTTATCTTACGGTGTGACTAATCCCTGCTTAATCGGTTTTGTATTTTAATAAGAAAACTTAATCCGATCACCATTTAACAGGAATAATGACCTTATTCAGATCGCTTCCGTCCTTCATGCTGGACTCGAATACTTCGAGCTGACCGCTTCCTGCTGCCGACGGCGTAAATGTCAGCGAGGCTTCGAAATCGCCTCGGCCTGGTGCCCCTGCTGCCGCCATTGTGTTGCCTTCTGCCAGAATATTACCTTGTGCATCCCTTAAGCGGTAGCTTACGACAGCTTCGAAGATTTGGGCATTTCCGGTGATCTTCAGTGGGCTCGTTATGGTTTGGCCGTCGACAGGAGCCGTAACCCAGATCGCCGGTTCATAGACCGAGCTGAGATCCCTGGCAAAGGGTTGCTCATAAAGACCGACGTGGCCCCACCAGTCCATGCCGTTTTCAGCCTTGCCGTTTACGATAAACTGAACTTTTTTGATCGTCGGGAACTCCGTCAGTGTATTGACAATGCTGGCAATTCCAAGCGTTTCGCCGCTGGCACCAACGTTCGCATGCAGCACCTCTTCGGAAAAATCAATGGTTGCCAAGCCGTTTTCAATATTAACTTCTAAAATTTTCGTGTCGGCGGGAAGTACCTTAAATGCGCCTGCCGTTACAGGGGTACCGTTAATTAGCTCCTCAAGAGCTGCCCGGGCAACACCTGCGCTTTTCGGGATCTCATGCACCTCTCTGACCAGGTATGTTTCATTATTACTATCCTTTAGATAATAGACCGCTGCTTTCATCGTTCCAACAGCAGAGGGTTCAGGCTCAGGAGAAGGCTCCGGAGTTGGTCCTGTCTGCGACTGACACCCTGCCAGGCTCACTAAAGCCAAAAACATGAATGTAACGAAGAGATTCCTGATCACTTTCATCGCGTATTTTCCTCCTTGTCGTTATTCTCGAGTAGCTTGCGGTTGTGAGGGTTAAAATATAGCTTTAGTCATATCTTAACACAAAATCCCAGAGCAATGAATATCTGAAAAATCGATCAATCCAAAGATTAGGCATAAGTAAACATTTTACATTTTCTATATATTTTAGACCTATTTTTAGATATACTAAAAGCATAAAGGGGGTTGTTAAAGTATGAATGCAAGCGATGAAATGAAAAAATTCTTTCTGGCGGGAATTGGGGCAATAGCGACGACGGCCGAAAAAGCTAAGGAAGTCATTGATTCATTAATTGAAAAAGGTGAGCTTACCGTCGAACAAGGCAAAGTCATCAACGAGGAATTAAAACGCAACCTTTCTGAAAATCTACATCATCATTCTTCCGCCCGTCACATGGAGGATCTTCTGCAAAAGGTTAACACGCTCAATGAAGAAGAGCTCTCTGTACTCAAAGAAAAGCTCGCAGAGATGGAGAAAAAGAATGACCCAAACTGAGGTCAAACTATCATCCGCAGCCCGCTTAAAGGAAATGGTCACTGTGCTGAAACGCCATGGAATCATCCACGGCGTTTCTCCAGCCAAGCTAAAATTCATCCTGGAAGACCTCGGCCCGACGTATGTCAAGCTCGGTCAGATTATGTCTATGCGCACAGATATGCTCCCGAAGAGTTACTGCAATGAACTGGCCGAGCTGCGGACCGATGTGAAGCCGATGATTTATGAAGAAGTGCTTCAGGTCATCGCCTCAGAATACGGTTTCGCCCCAGAGGAAGCTTTTCAGGAAATCGACCCTGTGTGCATCGGCTCGGCATCGATTGCGCAGGTGCACAAAGCCGTGCTGAAAAACGGCAAAGTCGTCGTGCTGAAGGTGCAACGCCCCGGAATTTATCAAACGATGGAACGGGATATCCAACTGCTGAAAAAAGCAATCTCGCTGATCAAAGTCTTAAACATCAATGTCGGAGATATCGACTTTAGAATGTTTATCGATGAAATGTGGGCGACTGCCCAGCAGGAAATGAA
This window contains:
- a CDS encoding PIG-L family deacetylase; protein product: MKKKYWILLWIIFIFITLAGVKWTLVNSGANQNNSVPSATDYFDVSSDNSADNSSDTLSDTSDMTDNTDRDATDTAGQSNSSGSPSDNPSTTSEPLTDSSFSDQAAIFYVPHPDDEVLNMGAAVLEAQNHYQPVVLVLLTKGAASGAFKEVNDRLAAYALPPITPAEFTEARVRDFYESTRYLGIQTDNIYVYDLPDGQVTPASVREIILTFEAKYPQALHQAMSPGDTHPDHAAGGTALHELQNENLISSCRYIISRPLWDLYPAANITRSVSQENMIQYQNALNAYYVWNPDAGRYSTGILSTSYNFGLAQKILEAHWTW
- a CDS encoding heparan-alpha-glucosaminide N-acetyltransferase domain-containing protein codes for the protein MKRITNRIKALDFARALSVLLLFLTFVPEGPLYGAYITHAPWFGYTAIDFAFPAFVTLSGTSMAIAYRKHVPWGRLIRRFFVLIIIGLIFNSLVSWEFHLSELRLTGVLQVLAFTGIMTALIARVSGKWFWPFTAGLLILAAYLGILLYTSQSFPDSLPSPDHNLSGMIDPFIFTKSHLYVHGDAGYDPEGICTLFSAITSTLFGYTAGLFLNNKNISRNFLKILALAGVLLLLTPLLSNFIPIGKRLWTPSFVTLSSGATILVLAFAHLIWDPQIPVISKLRAPVYWVFEAIGRNAILLYFGSSMVFSVMHHMILKMNGNTLSVFEFSYNWVKSWSTNPQLGFIAIYTGLWVLLAVLLHWRKLYLTV
- a CDS encoding Gmad2 immunoglobulin-like domain-containing protein translates to MKVIRNLFVTFMFLALVSLAGCQSQTGPTPEPSPEPEPSAVGTMKAAVYYLKDSNNETYLVREVHEIPKSAGVARAALEELINGTPVTAGAFKVLPADTKILEVNIENGLATIDFSEEVLHANVGASGETLGIASIVNTLTEFPTIKKVQFIVNGKAENGMDWWGHVGLYEQPFARDLSSVYEPAIWVTAPVDGQTITSPLKITGNAQIFEAVVSYRLRDAQGNILAEGNTMAAAGAPGRGDFEASLTFTPSAAGSGQLEVFESSMKDGSDLNKVIIPVKW
- a CDS encoding aspartyl beta-hydroxylase gives rise to the protein MNASDEMKKFFLAGIGAIATTAEKAKEVIDSLIEKGELTVEQGKVINEELKRNLSENLHHHSSARHMEDLLQKVNTLNEEELSVLKEKLAEMEKKNDPN